In one Amaranthus tricolor cultivar Red isolate AtriRed21 chromosome 8, ASM2621246v1, whole genome shotgun sequence genomic region, the following are encoded:
- the LOC130821394 gene encoding putative 4-hydroxy-4-methyl-2-oxoglutarate aldolase 3: MEKEILSLLFRKFNSRPNFVLKFLFKNLFISLFGSIASGQMDHSLSVQSVIQPQNNTQTNNLTYLLKTPPSSTSLLPQSLYKLSHPTQKMVATTDICDANSSLLSTGELKVLLPLFQSYGKRRAFHGPIVTVKVFEDNVLVRALLECKDYEGKVLVVDGGGSNRCALLGGNLGQIAQNNGWAGIVVNGCIRDMDEINECDIGVKALGTCPVKSNKKGLGDKHVVVHFGGVVINDGDWLWADGDGILVSKHQLSTTSS, translated from the coding sequence ATGGAGAAGGAGATCCTTAGTCTcttatttagaaaatttaattCACGACCAaactttgttttaaaatttttatttaaaaacttGTTTATTTCACTCTTTGGCAGTATTGCAAGTGGTCAAATGGATCACTCATTATCTGTGCAATCTGTCATTCAACCTCAAAACAACACACAAACAAACAACCTAACTTACTTATTAAAAACACCCCCCTCCTCTACGTCTCTCTTACCACAATCCCTCTACAAACTTTCTCATCCCACCCAAAAAATGGTAGCAACAACAGACATTTGTGATGCAAACTCAAGCCTACTTTCAACAGGAGAGCTTAAAGTACTCCTTCCACTCTTCCAATCATACGGCAAACGACGGGCCTTTCACGGGCCCATCGTTACCGTTAAGGTCTTCGAAGATAACGTTTTAGTCCGAGCCTTGTTAGAGTGTAAGGATTATGAAGGGAAGGTGTTGGTAGTGGATGGTGGAGGAAGCAATAGGTGTGCTCTTCTTGGTGGGAATTTAGGGCAGATTGCACAAAACAATGGTTGGGCTGGGATTGTTGTGAATGGATGTATTAGagatatggatgagattaatgAGTGTGATATTGGGGTCAAAGCTTTAGGGACTTGCCCTGTTAAGTCTAATAAGAAAGGTTTGGGTGATAAACATGTTGTGGTTCATTTTGGTGGGGTTGTTATTAATGATGGAGATTGGCTTTGGGCTGATGGTGATGGTATTTTGGTCTCTAAACATCAACTCTCTACCACATCTTCTTGA
- the LOC130821390 gene encoding probable pectate lyase 1 translates to MAILPSSSNLWLAFTILLLLFSHIHALRASPKSRKIEELQSLNNTTMAEQMEEVDVFNEHAVANPEEVVAMVHMSIQNSTQRRNLGYFSCGTGNPIDDCWRCDPHWHKNRKRLADCGIGFGRNAIGGKNGRFYVVTDHRDDDAVNPKPGTLRHAVIQEEPLWIIFKRDMVIELKEELIMNSFKTIDGRGANVHIANRACVTIQFVTNIIIHGIHIHDCKPTGNAMVRSSTTHYGWRTMADGDGISIFGASHIWIDHNSLSHCSDGLVDAVMGSTAITISNNHFAHHNEVMLLGHSDSYVKDKAMQVTIAFNHFGTGLMQRMPRCRHGYFHVVNNDYTHWEMYAIGGSAAPTINSQGNRYAAPRNPFAKEVTKRVETAENKWKGWNWRSEGDMMLNGAYFTPSGAGASASYAKASSLGAKSSSMVGAITSNAGPLSCHRGRQC, encoded by the exons ATGGCGATACTTCCATCTTCCAGCAATCTATGGCTTGCTTTTACCATTCTACTTCTCCTTTTCAGTCACATCCACGCTCTTCGTGCATCGCCTAA GTCTAGAAAAATAGAGGAGTTGCAGAGCTTAAACAACACGACAATGGCTGAACA AATGGAAGAAGTTGATGTATTTAATGAACATGCAGTAGCAAATCCAGAAGAGGTTGTTGCTATGGTTCACAT GAGTATTCAGAACAGTACTCAGAGGAGGAACTTGGGCTATTTCTCATGTGGAACAGGAAATCCTATTGATGACTGCTGGCGTTGTGACCCCCACTGGCACAAAAACCGGAAGCGCCTAGCAGATTGTGGTATCGGGTTCGGAAGAAATGCCATTGGTGGCAAAAATGGACGCTTCTATGTTGTCACAGACCATCGTGATGATGATGCAGTCAACCCCAAACCAGGGACACTCCGTCATGCAGTCATCCAAGAAGAACCTCTCTGGATTATATTCAAGCGTGATATGGTGATCGAATTGAAGGAGGAGCTTATAATGAACAGCTTTAAGACAATCGATGGTCGTGGGGCCAATGTCCACATTGCCAATAGAGCTTGTGTTACAATTCAATTTGTGACCAACATCATTATCCATGGCATTCACATCCATGATTGCAAACCAACTGGTAATGCTATGGTGAGGAGTTCTACAACTCATTATGGATGGAGAACTATGGCTGATGGAGATGGTATCTCGATCTTCGGGGCTAGTCATATTTGGATTGATCACAATTCCCTTTCGCATTGTTCTGATGGTCTTGTTGATGCCGTGATGGGTTCAACTGCCATCACCATATCAAACAATCACTTTGCTCATCATAACGAA GTGATGCTGTTGGGTCATAGTGACTCTTATGTGAAAGACAAGGCAATGCAAGTTACAATAGCATTCAATCACTTTGGCACAGGTCTCATGCAAAGAATGCCAAG GTGTCGTCATGGTTATTTCCATGTGGTGAACAATGACTACACCCACTGGGAAATGTATGCCATTGGTGGAAGTGCTGCCCCCACAATCAACAGCCAGGGTAACAGATATGCAGCTCCAAGAAACCCTTTTGCAAAAGAg GTGACAAAAAGGGTAGAGACAGCTGAAAATAAGTGGAAGGGGTGGAATTGGAGGTCTGAGGGAGATATGATGTTGAATGGTGCATACTTTACCCCATCAGGAGCTGGAGCCTCAGCTAGTTATGCAAAAGCCTCAAGCTTAGGAGCTAAATCATCTTCCATGGTAGGAGCCATAACTTCTAATGCGGGTCCTTTGTCTTGCCATAGGGGTCGCCAATGCTAG
- the LOC130821395 gene encoding protein BIG GRAIN 1-like E → MSIKDYKEPFHRRNNSGELDVFEADRYFSGSNDNYTLLASANLSQKMASRDEKRGYLRQGRASLDIPSPKYYYLHQNNHPIVETKQHHHQQQQKTQEKKKLKQPNSPSGKIAQFLNSLFNQTNSKKNKKKSMKSLSSTQSMKDEDESPIRRRKRSSISHFWSTSSAIDTTGSGFRTPPPYDLNHHHQPNIPFEYRIWLKESDRQSIPVFPWKRVSEDCTKSDKDFRTFSDNKDVLGTLSKYKIQENGNPNVNGIGSYKDHDKIKSSKNLNHGYQKKTEHKKIVHEEYDHDGAESDSSSDLFELKIDYGFGFCSSGLPVYETTHMDNIKRSSSTSFTNGPIKA, encoded by the coding sequence ATGTCTATCAAAGATTACAAAGAACCCTTCCACCGGCGAAACAACTCCGGTGAGCTAGACGTTTTTGAGGCAGACCGATACTTTTCGGGCTCCAATGACAATTATACCCTTCTAGCTAGTGCAAACTTGTCCCAAAAGATGGCAAGTAGAGATGAAAAAAGAGGGTATTTAAGACAAGGAAGAGCTAGCTTAGATATCCCCTCTCCTAAATACTATTACCTCCATCAAAACAATCATCCCATTGTTGAAACTaaacaacatcatcatcaacaacaacaaaagacCCAAGAAAAGAAGAAATTGAAGCAACCAAATTCTCCTAGTGGGAAGATTGCCCAATTCTTAAACTCACTATTTAACcaaacaaattcaaagaaaaataaaaagaaatcaaTGAAATCTTTATCTTCAACACAATCTatgaaagatgaagatgaaagtCCAATTCGACGACGAAAAAGGAGTAGTATAAGTCATTTTTGGTCTACTAGTAGTGCAATTGATACAACAGGTTCAGGGTTTAGAACTCCTCCTCCTTACGatcttaatcatcatcatcaacccaatatcccATTCGAATACAGAATCTGGTTGAAAGAAAGTGACAGACAATCCATACCCGTATTCCCTTGGAAGAGAGTGTCAGAGGATTGCACTAAATCTGATAAAGATTTTAGGACATTTTCTGATAATAAGGATGTTTTAGGTACATTATCCAAGTACAAAATACAAGAAAATGGGAATCCAAATGTGAATGGTATTGGGTCTTATAAGGATCATGACAAGATTAAAAGTTCAAAGAATTTAAATCATGGGTATCAAAAGAAAACAGAGCATAAGAAAATTGTTCATGAAGAATATGATCATGATGGAGCTGAAAGTGATTCAAGTTCTGATCTTTTTGAGTTGAAGATTGATTATGGATTTGGGTTTTGTTCAAGTGGATTGCCTGTTTATGAAACTACTCATATGGACAACATTAAGAGATCTTCATCAACTTCATTCACTAATGGGCCCATTAAAGCTTGA